The nucleotide window TCTGCAAGAAGTTCTTTTGGTAAATTAAAATTGAAATGAGATAATTTCATCTGATAAAGTTATGAGTTATGATTTATAAATTATAAGTTTTGAAATCAAAATTTAAAATCGTTTGCAAATATACGATTGTGAAACAGGCGTTGTCAAGTGTTTAGCAGTTTATTTTCACCAAACCCCAATCCTTTCCAAACCAGAAGGAACAAAAACGCAACAAAATCCTATGTAAACGACCATTTATTAACCATAAAAAAACCTATTTTTTTTAAATCATCCCAAAAATCAGGATATGATTTTGACACCACATCGGCATTATTGATGATAATTGGCACTTTTAATCCCAATGGAGCAAATGCCATCGCCATTCTGTGGTCATTATAAGTATCAATTCGCACCTCTCTATTAATATTGTTTGTTGCGACCAAAGTCAAACTATCATTTGTCACCGAGATGTTGGCACCGAGTTTTGTCAATTCTATTCGGAGTGCTTCCAATCTGTCGGTTTCTTTAATTTTTAAAGTATGCAAACCGGTAAGATGACAGCCAATTCCTAATCCTAAACATGTAACCACAATGGTTTGTGCTATATCAGGAGTATTATTCAAATCAAAACGAATGTCTTTATAATCGAAATTCTCTTGTTTTGTCAATGTAAGTTTGTTTCCTTCAAAATGAGAAGTTACCCCCATTTCCTTGTATAATTCGACCAAAGCCGAATCTCCCTGCAAACTACTTTCTTTGTAACTGGTCAAAGAAACTGTAGCTGTTTCTGCCAAAGCAACCAAACTGAAATAATAAGACGCCGAACTCCAGTCAGACTCTACGGTTAAAGTTTGTTGTTTTGGGTTTGTTGTTAATGGTTTAACTGTAATGGTATTCCCTTCAAAATTAGTTTCAACACCTATTTCGTTGAGCAATGCCAAAGTCATTTTGATATATGGAACAGAAGTAATTTCACCGACCAAAGTCAATTCGATTCCGTTCTCCAATTTTGGTGCAATCAAAAGCAATGCCGAAATATATTGACTGCTTACATTGGCTGGAATGCTTACTTTCGAAGCAGTTATTTTCTGTCCTTTGATACGAATCGGCGGATAACCTTCTTCTTTTTCGTAGGTTATCTGAGCTCCTAGCTGCAGCAAAGCTTCAACCAAAACTTTTATTGGTCTTTCAGTCATTCTTTGAGAACCTGTCAAAACCACTTCACGACCTTCGTTTACAGCAAAATAAGCCGTAAGAAAACGCATCGCAGTTCCGGCATGATGAATATCTACTATTTCGTCATTCCCTACCAAGGCTTTTTGCATTACTTCACTATCATCAGAGTTTGATGTATTGGCCAAAGTTATATTTGGAAACAAAGCCTGAAGCAACAATAATCGATTTGTTTCGCTTTTGGAACCTGTAATTGCAATTTGTTCGTTTAAGTCGAGTTGGGAAGTCTGTACCAGTAAATTCATTTTATTCGGGATCAAAAGTGTATTTGGGCAAATTTATTTTAAAAAAAGGATGTACCAAAACTTTGCCTTCACTTATAACATTATTTTAGTTTATCGTTGTTTTTGTGGCGGTCTTTGTCCCGAACCGATTTCAAATCCATTTTTTTGTCAAATGCAGCCTGCAAATCAATTCCGGTTTGGTTGGCAAGACACAAAACCACAAAAACCACATCAGCCAATTCTTCGCCAAGGTCTTTGCTTTTATCACTTTCTTTTTCAGATTGTTCACCGTATCTGCGGGCAATAATTCTAGCCACCTCGCCTACTTCTTCAGTAAGCTGAGCCATATTAGTCAACTCATTAAAATAGCGAACTCCATGTTCTTTTATCCAGGTGTCTACGTCTAGTTGTGCGTTTTTTATGTTCATTG belongs to Flavobacterium gilvum and includes:
- the aroA gene encoding 3-phosphoshikimate 1-carboxyvinyltransferase, producing MNLLVQTSQLDLNEQIAITGSKSETNRLLLLQALFPNITLANTSNSDDSEVMQKALVGNDEIVDIHHAGTAMRFLTAYFAVNEGREVVLTGSQRMTERPIKVLVEALLQLGAQITYEKEEGYPPIRIKGQKITASKVSIPANVSSQYISALLLIAPKLENGIELTLVGEITSVPYIKMTLALLNEIGVETNFEGNTITVKPLTTNPKQQTLTVESDWSSASYYFSLVALAETATVSLTSYKESSLQGDSALVELYKEMGVTSHFEGNKLTLTKQENFDYKDIRFDLNNTPDIAQTIVVTCLGLGIGCHLTGLHTLKIKETDRLEALRIELTKLGANISVTNDSLTLVATNNINREVRIDTYNDHRMAMAFAPLGLKVPIIINNADVVSKSYPDFWDDLKKIGFFMVNKWSFT
- a CDS encoding nucleotide pyrophosphohydrolase: MNIKNAQLDVDTWIKEHGVRYFNELTNMAQLTEEVGEVARIIARRYGEQSEKESDKSKDLGEELADVVFVVLCLANQTGIDLQAAFDKKMDLKSVRDKDRHKNNDKLK